In Carya illinoinensis cultivar Pawnee chromosome 10, C.illinoinensisPawnee_v1, whole genome shotgun sequence, one DNA window encodes the following:
- the LOC122279659 gene encoding ferredoxin--NADP reductase, root isozyme, chloroplastic — protein MAQLAASQVAVSVPVGSDLSTRRSVLKTNSLNFHGKSWAPFLSLELKTTNAQLRNKQIICQSVQQASVPKVVVSPSSLEDAKEPPLNTYKPKEPYTATIVSVERLVGPKAPGETCHIVIDHGGNVPYWEGQSYGVIPPGENPKKPGAPHNVRLYSIASSRYGDFFDGKTASFCVRRAVYYDPETGKEDPSKNGVCSNFLCNSKPGDKIRITGPSGKVMLLPEDNPNATHIMIATGTGIAPFRGYLRRMFMESVPTFKFNGLAWLFLGVANSDSLLYDDEFTKYLKDYPDNFRFDRALSREQKNKSGGKMYVQDKIEEYSDEICKLLDDGAHIYFCGLKGMMPGIQETFKRVAEQRGESWEQKLSQLKKNKQWHVEVY, from the exons ATGGCTCAGTTGGCGGCATCTCAg GTTGCAGTGAGTGTTCCTGTTGGGAGCGATTTGTCCACCAGAAGATCCGTGTTGAAg ACAAATAGCTTAAACTTTCATGGCAAATCATGGGCACCTTTCTTATCACTGGAATTGAAAACAACAAATGCACAATTGAGAAATAAACAGATAATATGCCAATCAGTGCAACAAGCTAGCGTACCTAAAGTTGTTGTTTCCCCTTCAAGCCTCGAAGATGCCAAAGAGCCCCCACTAAATACATACAAGCCTAAGGAACCTTATACAGCAACCATTGTCTCTGTTGAGAGGCTTGTGGGGCCAAAAGCTCCTGGAGAGACTTGCCATATTGTGATTGATCATGGTGGCAATGTTCCATACTGGGAAGGGCAGAGTTATGGTGTAATTCCTCCT GGTGAAAACCCAAAGAAACCAGGGGCTCCCCACAATGTTCGTTTATATTCAATTGCCTCCTCTAGGTATGGAGACTTCTTTGATGGCAAGACAGCCAGCTTCTGCGTCCGCCGTGCTGTTTATTATGACCCTGAAACTGGAAAGGAGGATCCTTCCAAGAATGGTGTATGCAGCAATTTTTTATGCAACTCAAAGCCTGGAGATAAAATTCGGATCACAG GCCCCTCTGGCAAGGTAATGCTTTTGCCTGAAGACAACCCAAATGCCACCCACATAATGATTGCTACTGGAACTGGCATTGCTCCATTCAGAGGCTATCTTCGCCGTATGTTCATGGAGTCTGTTCCTACATTCAAGTTCAATGGTCTTGCATGGCTGTTCCTTGGGGTGGCTAATTCTGACAGTCTCCTCTACGACGATGAATTTACAAAGTACCTTAAGGACTACCCAGACAACTTTCGCTTTGACCGGGCCCTTAGTAGAGAGCAAAAGAATAAGAGTGGAGGCAAGATGTATGTTCAGGACAAGATTGAAGAATACAGTGATGAAATCTGTAAACTTTTGGATGATGGTGCCCACATCTATTTCTGTGGGCTTAAAGGAATGATGCCTGGAATCCAGGAAACCTTTAAGAGGGTTGCGGAGCAAAGAGGGGAGAGTTGGGAACAGAAGCTCTCACAACTAAAAAAGAACAAACAATGGCACGTTGAAGTGTACTGA